A genomic stretch from Budorcas taxicolor isolate Tak-1 chromosome 15, Takin1.1, whole genome shotgun sequence includes:
- the LOC128060207 gene encoding olfactory receptor 491-like, whose translation MEVGNHTSVTEVILLGLTEDPTLHVLFFVVFLGIYVVTLIGNISIITLIRSFSHLHTPMYLFLSHLAFVDIGYSTSVTPIMLVGFLRHKLALLVAGCEVQLCSVVMFGTAECFLLAAMAYDRYVAICLPLLYSTHMSSRVCVLLVGVSYLGGCVNAWTFASCLLTLSFCGLNQVDHFFCDFSPLLKLSCSDVSTVEIIPSISSGSIIVVTVSVIALSYICILSTILKMRSTQGRHKAFSTCTAHLTAVTLYYGTITFIYVMPKSSYSIDQNKVLSLFYTVLIPMLNPLIYSLRNRDVKEALRKHIQRKTCS comes from the exons ATGGAGGTTGGGAACCACACCAGTGTGACAGAGGTCATCCTTTTGGGGTTAACAGAGGATCCTACACTTCATGTTCTCTTCTTTGTGGTATTTCTAGGCATTTATGTTGTCACCTTAATAGGCAATATTAGCATAATCACTTTAATAAGAAGTTTTTCCCATCTTCACACCCCCATGTACCTCTTCCTCAGTCATTTGGCTTTTGTAGACATTGGGTATTCCACATCAGTCACACCTATAATGCTTGTAGGATTCCTAAGACATAAACTGGCCCTCCTTGTTGCTGGCTGTGAAGTCCAGCTCTGTTCTGTCGTCATGTTTGGGACAGCTGAGTGCTTCCTGCTGGCtgccatggcctatgaccgctatgtggccatctgcttGCCCCTGCTCTACTCCACTCACATGTCCTCCAGAGTCTGTGTTCTCCTGGTTGGGGTATCCTACCTGGGTGGGTGTGTCAATGCTTGGACATTTGCTAGTTGCTTACTGACTCTGTCTTTCTGTGGGCTGAATCAGGTAGACCACTTTTTCTGTGACTTCTCCCCTCTGTTGAAACTCTCCTGCTCAGATGTCTCCACTGTTGAAATTATCCCTTCCATCTCTTCTGGCTCCATCATTGTGGTCACAGTGTCTGTCATCGCTCTCTCTTACATCTGCATCCTCAGCACCATCCTGAAGATGCGCTCCACTCAAGGGAGACAcaaggccttctccacctgcacCGCTCACCTCACCGCAGTCACTCTCTACTATGGAACGATTACCTTCATTTATGTGATGCCCAAATCCAGCTACTCAATTGACCAGAACAAAGTGCTGTCTCTGTTCTACACAGTGTTGATCCCCATGTTGAACCCCCTCATCTATAGTCTGAGGAACAGAGATGTAAAGGAGGCCCTGAGAAA acatatccagagaaaaacatgttcCTAA